In Pengzhenrongella sicca, a single genomic region encodes these proteins:
- a CDS encoding cation diffusion facilitator family transporter, whose translation MGAGHSHARPAEHAGGRFRSRLAAAFALTAAFFVVELAVGLVSGSLALISDAGHMAADVVALGASLVATRIATRPDKTGRRTYGSYRAEVFASGLTVLIMLGVGGYVLVEGLSRLGQAPVVASGAMLVVGALGLAINVASMALLRSGSKDSLNVRGAYFEVIADAAGSVGVMAAGLLIIVTGQQVWDVLVAVAIAVFVLVRACVLGRQVLAVLGQHAPEGIDPDAVAASLGAVGGVAQVHDVHVWALTSGMNVATAHLVAAELADHHAVLDAARDVLQDRFGIAHATLQVEPASHHGCQDLAW comes from the coding sequence ATGGGCGCCGGGCACAGCCACGCGCGGCCCGCCGAGCACGCCGGCGGCCGGTTCCGCTCCCGGCTCGCGGCGGCCTTCGCGCTCACCGCGGCGTTCTTCGTCGTCGAGCTCGCCGTCGGCCTGGTCTCCGGCTCCCTCGCGCTGATCTCCGACGCCGGGCACATGGCGGCCGACGTCGTCGCCCTGGGCGCGAGCCTCGTCGCGACCCGCATCGCCACCCGCCCGGACAAGACGGGGCGGCGCACCTACGGGTCGTACCGCGCCGAGGTCTTCGCCTCCGGCCTGACCGTGCTGATCATGCTCGGCGTCGGCGGCTACGTGCTCGTGGAGGGCCTGAGCCGGCTCGGGCAGGCGCCCGTGGTCGCGTCCGGGGCGATGCTCGTCGTCGGCGCGCTCGGCCTCGCGATCAACGTCGCGTCCATGGCGCTCCTGCGCAGCGGGTCGAAGGACAGCCTCAACGTGCGCGGCGCGTACTTCGAGGTGATCGCCGACGCCGCCGGCTCGGTTGGGGTCATGGCGGCGGGCCTGCTCATCATCGTCACGGGACAGCAGGTCTGGGACGTGCTGGTCGCGGTCGCGATCGCCGTCTTCGTCCTGGTGCGGGCCTGCGTGCTCGGCCGGCAGGTGCTCGCTGTCCTCGGCCAGCACGCGCCCGAGGGCATCGATCCGGACGCCGTCGCGGCCAGCCTCGGCGCCGTCGGCGGCGTCGCGCAGGTGCACGACGTGCACGTGTGGGCGCTCACGTCGGGCATGAACGTGGCCACGGCGCACCTCGTCGCGGCGGAGCTCGCCGACCATCACGCCGTGCTGGACGCCGCGCGCGACGTGCTGCAGGACCGGTTCGGCATCGCCCACGCGACGCTTCAGGTCGAGCCCGCGAGCCACCACGGCTGTCAGGATCTCGCCTGGTAG
- a CDS encoding ABC transporter substrate-binding protein: MSRTTNTWRRKATGLTAGMAVAAMALTACSGGDSGGDAAETTTTVSQADIDEAMTTPTKLTFWTWVPDIENQVQLFMDEYPAIEVEVVNVGQGADHYKKLRSALQAGKGAPDVAQLEFQHVQSFALGDNLLDLTPYIPADTGEDYVDWVWQQVQSTDGSKVWSIPQDAGPLGQLYREDILTAHGIEVPTTWDDFAVAAKTLHEADPNVYLTNMPGNDMGQFAGMLWQAGARPFGWDGDQEVTIDVTSDEATKVAQYWQDLIQADLVSVDPDFTDGWYQGLANGKYASWAPAAAWGPVFLQGTAANTSGLWRAANVPQWDASGDPVSANWGGSSDAVLASSENPIAAAQLALWINHDPVSTLKFANEQFLFPTTTDTLANPEFTDLEPEFYGGQQVNKLFAEISETVPQDFGWLPFMDYAYSAGQETVGKAIADKGDIVAALQAWQDDLVSYAEQQGFTVK, encoded by the coding sequence ATGTCGCGAACGACGAACACGTGGCGTCGCAAGGCCACGGGACTCACCGCAGGGATGGCTGTGGCCGCCATGGCGCTCACGGCCTGCAGCGGCGGGGACTCGGGCGGGGACGCCGCCGAGACCACCACGACGGTCAGCCAGGCGGACATCGACGAGGCGATGACGACGCCGACCAAGCTCACGTTCTGGACGTGGGTGCCGGACATCGAGAACCAGGTCCAGCTGTTCATGGACGAGTACCCGGCGATCGAGGTCGAGGTGGTCAACGTCGGTCAGGGCGCCGACCACTACAAGAAGCTGCGCAGCGCGCTGCAGGCGGGCAAGGGTGCGCCAGACGTCGCGCAGCTCGAGTTCCAGCACGTGCAGTCGTTCGCACTCGGCGACAACCTGCTCGACCTGACGCCGTACATCCCCGCCGACACGGGCGAGGACTACGTCGACTGGGTGTGGCAGCAGGTCCAGTCGACGGACGGCTCGAAGGTCTGGAGCATCCCGCAGGACGCGGGCCCGCTGGGCCAGCTCTACCGCGAGGACATCCTGACGGCGCACGGCATCGAGGTGCCGACCACCTGGGACGACTTCGCCGTCGCCGCGAAGACGCTGCACGAGGCGGACCCGAACGTCTACCTCACCAACATGCCGGGCAACGACATGGGCCAGTTCGCGGGCATGCTCTGGCAGGCCGGGGCCCGGCCGTTCGGCTGGGACGGCGACCAGGAGGTCACGATCGACGTCACCTCGGACGAGGCGACGAAGGTGGCGCAGTACTGGCAGGACCTGATCCAGGCCGACCTCGTCTCGGTCGACCCGGACTTCACCGACGGGTGGTACCAGGGCCTGGCCAACGGCAAGTACGCCAGCTGGGCGCCCGCCGCCGCGTGGGGCCCGGTCTTCCTGCAGGGCACGGCCGCGAACACGTCGGGGCTGTGGCGCGCCGCCAACGTCCCGCAGTGGGACGCCTCCGGCGACCCGGTGTCGGCGAACTGGGGCGGCTCGTCCGACGCGGTGCTCGCGAGCAGCGAGAACCCGATCGCCGCGGCCCAGCTCGCGCTCTGGATCAACCACGACCCGGTGTCGACCCTGAAGTTCGCGAACGAGCAGTTCCTGTTCCCCACGACCACGGACACGCTCGCCAACCCCGAGTTCACCGACCTCGAGCCGGAGTTCTACGGGGGTCAGCAGGTGAACAAGCTCTTCGCGGAGATCTCCGAGACGGTGCCCCAGGACTTCGGCTGGCTGCCGTTCATGGACTACGCCTACTCGGCCGGTCAGGAGACGGTGGGCAAGGCGATCGCCGACAAGGGCGACATCGTGGCCGCGCTCCAGGCGTGGCAGGACGACCTCGTCAGCTACGCCGAGCAGCAGGGTTTCACCGTCAAGTAG
- a CDS encoding beta-galactosidase, whose protein sequence is MAVQHDRVRFGAAYYYEYAGPGQDPKPETLERDLDLMQAAGFSVIRVGESVWSTWEPDEGRFELDWLEPVLDAARARGIDVVIGTPTYALPPWLARRYPEVAGELRTGKPMGWGARQEADFTHPAFRFHAERILTRIVRRYAAHPAVIGFQVDNEPGLHLLHNRGVFERFVDHLRHTYGDVETLNREWGLVYWSHRLSTWADLWTPDGNVQPQYDLAWRRFQASLTTEMIDWQARAVRELARPDQFVTTCIAYDRPALDDADLAGALDVTSGNAYYGMQDALAHPATTHSAQFWTANGTWALFQVGDAMFSSRGEPFLVTETNAQSIGGPSTNNPAYPGQWRQCAWALVARGARMIEYWHWHTLHYGAETYWGGVLPHSGLPGRTYREIARLGAELAEAGGAIAGATPDADLALLVSTPARFALAAQPPLQLADGTGDPTSYPRIVSAFYRGAFDAGLQVRVVRPQHVFDQAPEDVAGTHPVLVAAGYYPASDADLDWLLRYAGAGGHLVVGPRTGYADHEARARAEVQPARLAAAAGAWYDEFSNLAEPVPVRGALAGEATAWAECLVADGADVLARYEDPHLGAWAAVTTRAHGAGRVTIVGTVPDATLARSLATWLVPTPLAAWAALPPSVTVHTSTRPDGKRVHIIHNWSWEAATVTAPIELDILVAARGDAPADPSPGDVAPGPPETSAAGPLGAGEHVTLGSWDVLVAVTR, encoded by the coding sequence ATGGCAGTCCAGCACGATCGCGTGCGCTTCGGCGCGGCCTACTACTACGAGTACGCCGGGCCCGGCCAGGACCCGAAGCCCGAGACGTTGGAGCGGGACCTCGACCTGATGCAGGCCGCGGGGTTCTCCGTGATCCGGGTCGGGGAGTCGGTCTGGTCCACGTGGGAACCCGACGAGGGCCGGTTCGAGCTCGACTGGCTCGAGCCCGTCCTCGACGCCGCCCGCGCGCGCGGCATCGACGTCGTGATCGGCACCCCGACGTACGCGCTGCCCCCGTGGCTGGCCCGGCGTTACCCCGAGGTCGCAGGCGAGCTGCGCACAGGCAAGCCGATGGGCTGGGGCGCCCGGCAGGAGGCCGACTTCACGCACCCGGCCTTCCGCTTCCACGCCGAGCGAATCCTCACGCGAATCGTCCGGCGGTACGCCGCGCACCCGGCCGTGATCGGGTTCCAGGTGGACAACGAGCCCGGCCTGCACCTGCTGCACAACCGCGGCGTCTTCGAGCGCTTCGTCGACCACCTACGCCACACCTACGGGGACGTCGAGACCCTCAACCGGGAGTGGGGGCTCGTCTACTGGTCCCATCGCCTGTCCACCTGGGCGGACCTGTGGACCCCGGACGGCAACGTCCAGCCCCAGTACGACCTCGCGTGGCGCCGGTTCCAGGCGTCCCTGACCACCGAGATGATCGACTGGCAGGCTCGCGCCGTCCGGGAGCTGGCCCGGCCCGACCAGTTCGTCACGACCTGCATCGCCTACGACCGGCCCGCGCTCGACGACGCCGACCTCGCCGGCGCGCTCGACGTCACCAGCGGCAACGCTTACTACGGGATGCAGGACGCGCTGGCCCACCCGGCCACGACGCACTCGGCGCAGTTCTGGACCGCGAACGGCACGTGGGCGCTGTTCCAGGTGGGCGACGCGATGTTCTCGAGCCGCGGCGAGCCCTTCCTGGTCACCGAGACGAACGCGCAGTCGATCGGCGGCCCGAGCACCAACAACCCGGCCTACCCGGGCCAGTGGCGCCAGTGCGCGTGGGCGCTCGTGGCCCGCGGCGCCCGCATGATCGAGTACTGGCACTGGCACACGCTGCACTACGGCGCCGAGACGTACTGGGGCGGTGTGCTGCCGCACAGCGGGCTGCCCGGTCGGACCTACCGCGAGATCGCGCGGCTCGGCGCGGAGCTGGCCGAGGCCGGCGGCGCGATCGCCGGTGCGACTCCCGACGCCGACCTCGCCCTCCTCGTCTCCACACCGGCGCGGTTCGCGCTGGCGGCCCAGCCGCCGCTGCAGCTGGCCGACGGCACGGGCGACCCGACCAGCTACCCCCGGATCGTCAGCGCGTTCTACCGGGGCGCCTTCGACGCCGGTCTCCAGGTGCGGGTGGTCCGCCCGCAGCACGTCTTCGACCAGGCGCCCGAGGACGTCGCCGGCACCCATCCCGTGCTCGTCGCGGCCGGCTACTACCCGGCCTCCGACGCCGACCTCGACTGGCTCCTGCGGTACGCGGGCGCGGGCGGCCACCTCGTCGTCGGCCCCCGGACCGGGTACGCCGACCACGAGGCGCGGGCGCGCGCCGAGGTGCAGCCCGCCCGGCTGGCTGCGGCCGCGGGCGCCTGGTACGACGAGTTCAGCAACCTCGCCGAGCCCGTGCCGGTGCGGGGCGCGCTGGCGGGGGAGGCGACCGCGTGGGCGGAGTGCCTGGTCGCCGACGGCGCGGACGTGCTCGCACGGTACGAGGACCCCCACCTGGGGGCGTGGGCCGCGGTCACGACACGAGCGCACGGGGCCGGTCGGGTGACGATCGTCGGCACGGTGCCAGACGCCACCCTCGCCCGCTCGCTCGCCACCTGGCTCGTTCCGACGCCGCTCGCGGCATGGGCGGCGCTGCCGCCCAGCGTCACCGTCCACACGTCGACGCGCCCCGACGGCAAGCGCGTCCACATCATCCACAACTGGTCCTGGGAGGCCGCCACCGTGACTGCCCCGATCGAGCTCGACATCCTCGTCGCCGCCCGCGGCGACGCCCCCGCCGACCCGTCGCCGGGCGACGTCGCCCCCGGGCCACCCGAAACGAGCGCCGCCGGACCGTTGGGCGCCGGCGAGCACGTGACCCTCGGCTCGTGGGACGTCCTCGTGGCGGTGACCCGATGA
- a CDS encoding ArsR/SmtB family transcription factor, which produces MAQVLPLDSCEVVAVDPDKVALARESTPGLDEAAALAQLFKLLGDPTRTRILYALLGAGELCVCDLAAVVGVPETTVSQALRLLRTAGAVDNRRAGRMVFYRLADAHVRMLLDLSREHTRHDGAR; this is translated from the coding sequence ATGGCTCAGGTTCTCCCGCTGGACTCGTGCGAGGTCGTCGCGGTCGACCCGGACAAGGTCGCGCTCGCCCGCGAGAGCACGCCCGGCCTGGACGAGGCCGCCGCCCTCGCGCAGCTGTTCAAGCTGCTCGGCGATCCCACCCGCACGCGCATCCTGTACGCGCTGCTCGGGGCGGGGGAGCTGTGCGTGTGCGACCTCGCGGCCGTCGTCGGGGTGCCGGAGACGACCGTCTCCCAGGCGCTGCGGCTGCTGCGGACCGCGGGAGCCGTCGACAACCGGCGCGCGGGCCGGATGGTGTTCTACCGGTTGGCCGACGCGCACGTGCGGATGCTGCTGGACCTGTCCCGCGAGCACACGCGCCACGACGGGGCACGCTGA
- a CDS encoding carbohydrate ABC transporter permease codes for MTTRTAADGTALAGVRTDTTVPPERPRSRRRYSADKPQRSTALTVMMVAVLLYFLIPLWWLLVASTKSNADLFSTFGLWFSGTNSLWVNIQAVFTADDGVYLLWLRNSLFYAVVSAVGAAFLATMAGYAFAKYRFPGGNAIFSAILGAVMIPMTALTIPTYLLFANAGLTNTPWAIILPSLVSPFGVYLMRVYAADAVDETLLEAARVDGAGELRIFFGVAFRLLVPGMVTVLLFALVATWNNYFLPLIMLNSPHLYPLTVGLAQWQGAAAAGGGSKALFSSIVTGSFLSIIPLVIAFLFLQRYWQSGLASGAVKG; via the coding sequence ATGACGACTCGCACCGCAGCCGACGGCACCGCGCTGGCCGGCGTGCGCACCGACACCACCGTGCCGCCCGAGCGCCCGCGCTCGCGCCGGCGGTACTCCGCCGACAAGCCGCAGCGCAGCACGGCGCTCACCGTCATGATGGTCGCCGTTCTGCTCTACTTCCTCATCCCGTTGTGGTGGCTCCTGGTCGCCTCGACCAAGTCGAACGCGGACCTGTTCTCGACGTTCGGCCTGTGGTTCTCCGGGACCAACTCGCTGTGGGTCAACATCCAGGCGGTGTTCACGGCCGACGACGGCGTGTACCTGCTGTGGCTGCGCAACTCGCTCTTCTACGCAGTGGTCAGCGCGGTCGGGGCGGCGTTCCTGGCGACGATGGCGGGCTACGCGTTCGCCAAGTACCGGTTCCCGGGCGGCAACGCGATCTTCAGCGCGATCCTGGGGGCGGTCATGATCCCAATGACCGCGCTCACCATCCCCACGTACCTGCTGTTCGCCAACGCCGGCCTGACCAACACGCCGTGGGCGATCATCCTGCCGTCCCTGGTCAGCCCGTTCGGGGTCTACCTCATGCGCGTGTACGCCGCCGACGCCGTCGACGAGACGCTGCTCGAGGCCGCCCGCGTGGACGGCGCCGGCGAGCTGCGGATCTTCTTCGGCGTCGCGTTCCGGCTGCTCGTGCCGGGCATGGTCACCGTGCTGCTGTTCGCGCTCGTGGCGACCTGGAACAACTACTTCCTGCCGCTGATCATGCTCAACAGCCCGCACCTGTACCCGCTGACGGTCGGCCTCGCGCAGTGGCAGGGCGCGGCGGCCGCGGGCGGCGGGTCGAAGGCGCTGTTCTCGTCCATCGTCACGGGCTCGTTCCTGTCGATCATCCCGCTCGTGATCGCCTTCCTGTTCCTGCAGCGGTACTGGCAGTCCGGGCTCGCCAGCGGCGCGGTCAAGGGCTGA
- a CDS encoding carbohydrate ABC transporter permease, translating to MTSVETRLPAGRAPAATAPPRRRGPSPMRRRENAAAYILITPFVVVFALLIVVPIIYSGYLSLYREQLVGGNTFVGLENYSRALSDSSFLSGVGRMAVFLVIQVPIMLGLALLFALLLDAGVLYLGKFIRLGIFIPYAVPSVIAALMWGYLYGTDFGPAAQIAERLGISAPPFLSQDWMLFSIMNIVTWSFIGYNMIILYAALRSIPSELFDAAAVDGAGRIRTAVSIKIPAIRPALILTAIFSVIGTFQLFTEPNLLRSLAPNVIGTDYTPNMYAYNLAFINRDSNYAAAIAFILGVVIMIVSYTVQLSTQRKERAAR from the coding sequence ATGACGTCAGTTGAGACCCGCCTGCCGGCGGGGCGGGCGCCGGCCGCCACCGCGCCGCCCAGGCGCCGGGGACCGTCGCCGATGCGCCGGCGCGAGAACGCCGCCGCCTACATCCTCATCACGCCCTTCGTGGTCGTGTTCGCGCTGCTCATCGTCGTTCCGATCATCTACTCCGGCTACCTCAGCCTGTACCGCGAGCAACTGGTGGGCGGCAACACCTTCGTCGGCCTGGAGAACTACTCCCGGGCCTTGAGCGACTCGTCCTTCCTATCCGGCGTCGGGCGGATGGCCGTGTTCCTCGTCATCCAGGTGCCGATCATGCTGGGCCTGGCGCTGCTGTTCGCGCTGCTGCTCGACGCGGGCGTGCTCTACCTGGGCAAGTTCATCCGGCTCGGCATCTTCATCCCGTACGCCGTGCCCAGCGTGATCGCCGCCCTCATGTGGGGGTACCTGTACGGCACCGACTTCGGCCCCGCCGCGCAGATCGCCGAGCGGCTCGGGATCTCGGCGCCGCCGTTCCTGTCGCAGGACTGGATGCTGTTCTCGATCATGAACATCGTCACGTGGTCGTTCATCGGCTACAACATGATCATCTTGTACGCGGCGCTGCGGTCCATCCCGTCCGAGCTGTTCGACGCGGCCGCGGTGGACGGCGCCGGGCGCATCAGGACCGCCGTGAGCATCAAGATCCCCGCGATCCGCCCCGCGCTCATCCTCACCGCGATCTTCTCGGTGATCGGCACGTTCCAGCTCTTCACGGAGCCGAACCTGCTGCGCTCGCTCGCGCCCAACGTGATCGGCACCGACTACACGCCCAACATGTACGCCTACAACCTCGCGTTCATCAACCGGGACAGCAACTACGCGGCGGCGATCGCCTTCATCCTGGGCGTCGTGATCATGATCGTGTCCTACACGGTCCAGCTGTCCACCCAGCGCAAGGAGCGTGCAGCCCGATGA
- a CDS encoding LacI family DNA-binding transcriptional regulator: MAGEIVTRKGRPVVAMDVARAAGVSQKTVSRVINGDPHVRPAVRERVQHAIVALGYRPNRAARNLVLGRSLTIGVLSVGSTDYGPSSLMVAAEHAIRSARYAMSVINTFEDESETITGALHDLVGQGVDGIVVNEPVGSFSLDRGTIGDLPVLSLSGPYGISTNEVVADADQGAGARGATEHLLGLGHRTVHHLAGPVGWRSSALRLEGWRGALAAAGAAQPPVQHGDWTAQSGYALGARLAADPAVTAVFVANDQMAIGLLRALAEAGRDVPGDVSVVGFDDVPEAAYLSRALTTVRQDLAHLAMFGVGLLIDAISNPRRQDRRENVPVELVVRETTAAAPPGR; this comes from the coding sequence GTGGCCGGCGAGATCGTGACCCGCAAGGGCCGCCCCGTCGTTGCCATGGACGTGGCCCGGGCCGCCGGGGTGTCGCAGAAGACGGTCTCGCGTGTCATCAATGGCGACCCGCACGTGCGGCCCGCGGTGCGCGAGCGGGTCCAGCACGCGATCGTCGCGCTGGGGTACCGGCCCAACCGCGCGGCGCGCAACCTCGTGCTCGGGCGCAGCCTGACGATCGGCGTGCTGTCGGTCGGCTCGACCGACTACGGCCCGTCCTCGCTCATGGTCGCCGCCGAGCACGCGATCCGCAGCGCGCGGTACGCGATGTCGGTCATCAACACGTTCGAGGACGAGTCTGAGACGATCACCGGCGCGCTGCACGACCTCGTGGGCCAGGGCGTGGACGGGATCGTGGTCAACGAGCCGGTCGGGTCGTTCTCGCTCGACCGGGGCACCATCGGCGACCTGCCGGTGCTGAGCCTGTCCGGGCCTTACGGGATCTCGACCAACGAGGTGGTCGCCGACGCCGACCAGGGCGCGGGCGCGCGGGGCGCGACCGAGCACCTGCTCGGGCTCGGGCATCGCACGGTGCACCACCTCGCGGGCCCGGTCGGCTGGCGCTCGTCCGCGCTGCGGCTCGAGGGCTGGCGCGGCGCGCTCGCCGCGGCCGGCGCGGCGCAGCCGCCCGTGCAGCACGGGGACTGGACGGCCCAGTCCGGGTACGCGCTGGGCGCCCGCCTGGCGGCCGACCCCGCGGTCACGGCCGTCTTCGTCGCGAACGATCAGATGGCCATCGGCCTGCTGCGCGCGCTGGCGGAGGCAGGCCGGGACGTGCCGGGCGACGTGAGCGTCGTCGGCTTCGACGACGTCCCCGAGGCCGCGTACCTGTCGCGGGCCCTGACCACCGTCCGCCAGGACCTCGCGCACCTGGCCATGTTCGGGGTCGGCCTGCTCATCGACGCCATCTCGAACCCGCGGCGGCAGGACCGCCGCGAGAACGTCCCGGTCGAGCTCGTGGTCCGGGAGACGACGGCCGCAGCGCCACCCGGGCGCTGA
- the nrdD gene encoding anaerobic ribonucleoside-triphosphate reductase, translating into MTAVELDHVTSGAEPAVGRREMTVLKRDGRRLPFDHARIRAALAKAFVEVHGSMTPMADFTLADLVERIEQELGERFTDAVKIYEIQNVVEHILLESHEYEVAERYISYRVQRDFARSKTTDINHSIVQLIDKESAVVHENANKDSDVFNTQRDLTAGAVGKAIGLRMLPPHVANAHQKGDIHYHDLDYHPYSPMTNCCLIDFGTMLAEGFRIGNAQVDPPRSIQTATAQISQIIANVSSSQYGGCSANRIDELLAPYAAKNFEKHLAEAQEWIAEESRWHPYAQEKTRKDIYDAMQSLEYEINTLFTSNGQTPFTTLGFGLGTSWLEREIQRAILQIRIGGLGGERRTAIFPKLIFTIRRGLNLEPGDPNYDLKQLAVECATKRMYPDVLNYDKIVELTGSFKVPMGCRSFLQGWTDEDGKDVAEGRMNLGVVTLNLPRIALEARGSQEAFWALLEERLSTVHDALVYRIERCTQAVPGNAPILYVHGAFGKRLSPDDDVDSLFKGGRATVSLGYIGLYEVAAAFYGGEWEGDPAAKAFTLAILESLHSHAGDWTAEHGYQFSVYSTPSESLTDRFCRLDKAKFGSVPDITDKDYYTNSFHYDVRKSPTPFEKLDFEKDYPAFTSGGFIHYCEYPVLQQNPKALEAVWDYSYDRIGYLGTNTPIDHCYACGFTGDFEPTARGFACPGCGNADPRTCDVVKRTCGYLGNPQARPMVHGRHSEITARVKHMVGGADPLGAPAPDVA; encoded by the coding sequence GTGACCGCTGTAGAGCTTGACCACGTGACATCTGGTGCTGAGCCGGCCGTCGGCCGGCGCGAGATGACCGTCCTCAAGCGCGACGGCCGCCGCCTGCCGTTCGACCACGCGCGCATCCGCGCGGCGCTCGCGAAGGCCTTCGTCGAGGTGCACGGCTCCATGACCCCGATGGCGGACTTCACGCTCGCGGACCTGGTCGAGCGCATCGAGCAGGAGCTCGGCGAGCGGTTCACGGACGCGGTCAAGATCTACGAGATCCAGAACGTCGTCGAGCACATCCTGCTAGAGAGCCACGAGTACGAGGTCGCGGAGCGCTACATCAGCTACCGCGTCCAACGCGACTTCGCCCGGAGCAAGACCACGGACATCAACCACTCGATCGTGCAGCTGATCGACAAAGAGTCCGCGGTCGTGCACGAGAACGCCAACAAGGACAGCGACGTCTTCAACACCCAGCGCGACCTGACGGCCGGCGCCGTCGGCAAGGCGATCGGCCTGCGGATGCTGCCGCCGCACGTCGCGAACGCCCACCAGAAGGGCGACATCCACTACCACGACCTCGACTACCACCCCTACTCGCCGATGACGAACTGCTGCCTGATCGACTTCGGCACGATGCTCGCCGAGGGCTTCCGGATCGGCAACGCCCAGGTCGACCCGCCGCGCTCGATCCAGACGGCGACCGCGCAGATCTCGCAGATCATCGCGAACGTCTCCTCGAGCCAGTACGGCGGCTGCTCGGCCAACCGCATCGACGAGCTGCTCGCGCCCTACGCCGCGAAGAACTTCGAGAAGCACCTGGCCGAGGCCCAGGAGTGGATCGCCGAGGAGTCGCGCTGGCACCCGTATGCGCAGGAGAAGACGCGCAAGGACATCTACGACGCGATGCAGAGCCTCGAGTACGAGATCAACACGCTGTTCACGTCCAACGGGCAGACGCCGTTCACCACCCTCGGCTTCGGGCTCGGCACGAGCTGGCTCGAGCGCGAGATCCAGCGCGCCATCCTCCAGATCCGCATCGGCGGCCTCGGGGGAGAGCGGCGCACCGCGATCTTCCCGAAGCTCATCTTCACGATCCGCCGCGGCCTGAACCTCGAGCCGGGCGACCCGAACTACGACCTCAAGCAGCTCGCGGTGGAGTGCGCGACCAAGCGCATGTACCCCGACGTCCTCAACTACGACAAGATCGTCGAGCTGACCGGCAGCTTCAAGGTGCCGATGGGCTGCCGTTCGTTCCTGCAGGGCTGGACGGACGAGGACGGCAAGGACGTCGCCGAGGGCCGGATGAACCTCGGCGTGGTCACGCTCAACCTCCCGCGCATCGCCCTCGAGGCCCGCGGCAGCCAGGAGGCGTTCTGGGCGCTGCTCGAGGAGCGGCTGAGCACGGTGCACGACGCCCTGGTGTACCGGATCGAGCGGTGCACGCAGGCCGTGCCCGGCAACGCGCCGATCCTGTACGTGCACGGCGCGTTCGGCAAGCGCCTGAGCCCCGACGACGACGTCGACAGCCTGTTCAAGGGCGGGCGCGCCACGGTTTCGCTCGGCTACATCGGGCTGTACGAGGTGGCGGCAGCGTTCTACGGCGGCGAGTGGGAGGGCGACCCGGCGGCGAAGGCGTTCACGCTGGCGATCCTGGAGTCGCTGCACTCCCACGCGGGCGACTGGACGGCCGAGCACGGCTACCAGTTCAGCGTCTACTCGACCCCGAGCGAGTCCCTGACCGACCGCTTCTGCCGGCTCGACAAGGCGAAGTTCGGCTCGGTCCCGGACATCACCGACAAGGACTACTACACCAACAGCTTCCACTACGACGTGCGCAAGAGCCCGACGCCGTTCGAGAAGCTGGACTTCGAGAAGGACTACCCGGCGTTCACCTCGGGCGGGTTCATCCACTACTGCGAGTACCCCGTGCTGCAGCAGAACCCGAAGGCCCTCGAGGCGGTCTGGGACTACTCCTACGACCGGATCGGCTACCTCGGCACGAACACGCCGATCGACCACTGCTACGCGTGCGGCTTCACCGGCGACTTCGAGCCGACGGCGCGCGGGTTCGCCTGCCCGGGCTGCGGCAACGCCGACCCGCGCACGTGCGACGTCGTCAAGCGCACCTGCGGCTACCTCGGCAACCCGCAGGCGCGCCCGATGGTGCACGGTCGGCACTCCGAGATCACCGCGCGCGTCAAGCACATGGTCGGCGGCGCCGACCCCCTGGGCGCGCCGGCGCCCGACGTCGCCTGA
- the nrdG gene encoding anaerobic ribonucleoside-triphosphate reductase activating protein: MRIPEPGQWQAEKVSQGYVADYKPFEFVDGEGVRCSLYVSGCLFACEGCFNERTWNFRYGQPYTDELEQRVLADLAHESVQGLTLLGGEPFLNTQVCLRLARRVRAEFGAGKDIWCWSGYTFEQLLAETPDKVELLGQLDVLVDGPFEIALRDLTLQFRGSSNQRVLDVPASLAAGEAVPWARGADATQRYEQVAHRPLDQHERTRSPR; this comes from the coding sequence GTGCGCATCCCCGAGCCGGGGCAGTGGCAGGCGGAGAAGGTCAGCCAGGGGTACGTCGCCGACTACAAGCCGTTCGAGTTCGTCGACGGCGAGGGCGTGCGCTGCAGCCTGTACGTCAGCGGGTGCCTGTTCGCGTGCGAGGGCTGCTTCAACGAGCGGACCTGGAACTTTCGGTACGGGCAGCCCTACACCGACGAGCTCGAGCAGCGGGTGCTCGCCGACCTCGCGCACGAGTCGGTGCAGGGGCTGACCCTGCTTGGCGGCGAGCCCTTCCTCAACACCCAGGTGTGCCTGCGGCTGGCGCGCCGCGTGCGTGCGGAGTTCGGCGCGGGCAAGGACATCTGGTGCTGGAGCGGCTACACGTTCGAGCAGCTGCTGGCCGAGACGCCCGACAAGGTCGAGCTGCTCGGGCAGCTCGACGTGCTGGTCGACGGCCCGTTCGAGATCGCGCTGCGGGACCTGACGCTGCAGTTCCGGGGCAGCAGCAACCAGCGGGTGCTGGATGTGCCGGCGTCGCTGGCCGCGGGCGAGGCCGTGCCGTGGGCGCGGGGCGCCGACGCGACGCAGCGCTACGAGCAGGTGGCCCACCGGCCGCTCGACCAGCACGAGCGCACCCGGAGCCCCCGCTAG